CGTGGAGACCGGCGGCTGTCCGCACACGGCCATCCGCGAAGATGCCTCCATCAACCTGGGCGCGGTCCGGGAGCTGAACGAAAGGTTCGAGGGCCTCGACCTCATCCTGATCGAATCCGGAGGCGACAACCTCGCCGCCACCTTCAGCCCGGAACTGGCGGATCTGACGCTGTACGTCATCGACGTTTCCGCCGGCGACAAGATCCCGCGCAAGGGCGGCCCCGGCATCACCCGCTCGGACCTGCTCATCATCAACAAGATCGACTTGGCCCCACTGGTGGGCGCGAGCCTGGACATCATGGACCGCGACGCCCGCAAGATGCGTGGCGACCGCCCCTTCGTGTTCTCGAACCTGCGCAAGCAAACCGGGCTGGCGGAGATCGTCGATTTCATCGTGCAAACGGGCGGGCTCTAGTGTTGCGTTTGGGAAATCCGTTGACGAATATGCGCAGGAATTTTTGTCGTCGGCAAGGCGCGCTGACGAGCGGTGGCGGGCACGACGCGAGGAAGAGTACCGCAGCCGAGGACAAAAATGACAAGCAGATCCGTCAACGTATTTCCCAAACGCAACACTAGTGTGGTGTCCGGTAGTGCGTCGACATGGACAGCCGCCGATGGCGACGGTAACATACGGGACGCGGGGTTAGTTCATGAACGCTCGCTCACAAGGCCTGTTCTGGCTCCTGGTGCTGGCCATCACGCTGCTGCTGGTCTGGCTCCTGAGTGCCATCCTGTTCCCCTTCGTTCTGGGCATCGCCCTGGCCTACGCCCTGGACCCGGCCGCCACCGCGCTGGAACGGCGGGGGTGCTCCCGCACGGCGGCCACCGTGCTCATCGGCGCCGGCTTTTTCGGCGCCGGCCTGGTGCTGTTGCTGCTGCTGATCCCGCCGGTGGCCGGGCAGGCCGCGGACCTGCTCCAGCGGCTTCCGGGCCTCGTCGCGCGCCTCGTCGACGCCGTCGGCCCGCTCCTTTCCCGGGCGCTCAACGCCATCGGCGCCGACCAGCCCGAGGGCCTGCACCAGACCATGGCCGGGAACCTGCAGCGCATGGCCGCCCTGGGGCTCGCCCTGCTCAAGGGCGTTCTCGGGGGCGGCGCCGCGGTCGTCAACGTCGCTACCCTCCTGACCATCACCCCCCTCACCACCTTCTACGTGCTGCGGCAATGGCCCGGCATCGTGCAAACCGTGGACGACTGGCTGCCCCGGGACCATGCCGACCCGGTGCGCGGCATCATGCGCGACATCGACGTGGTGCTCAAAGGGTTCGTCCACGGGTCGGTCATCGTCTGCGCCGCGCTCGCCGCCTTCTACGGCGTCGCACTCTCGCTCGCGGGCCTCGACTACGGACTCACCATCGGACTGGCCACGGGCGCCCTCTCCTTCATCCCCTACGTGGGAACGCTCTTCGGACTGGTATCATCGATGGGGGTCGCCCTGCTGCAGTTCTGGCCGGAATGGATCCGCATCGCCGTGGTCCTGGGCATCTTTCTCGCGGGTCAGGTCCTGGCCGACTACGTGCTGACCCCACGAGTCATGGGCAGCCGCATCGCCGTCCATCCCCTGTGGCTGATCTTCGGCCTGCTCGCCGGCGGCGCCCTCTTCGGTTTCGTCGGCATGCTGCTCTCGATACCCGCCACCGCCGCCGTCGGCGTCCTCGCCCGCTTCTTCATCGGACGCTACAAACAGTCATCGCTGTACCGCGGCGCCGGCGACGCATGAGCCGGCCGCGCCGCCGGGAACCTCCATCATTTCGAATACGTCATTCCCGCGGAACAGACTGTGTCAAAACTCACGAGACAGAGCCACCTCGCGTCGTCAACCCCGCGAAACAGGCTGTGTCAAAACGTCGACCGGGCAAGAATTGGCACCAAACCCCCGAATCGTCATTCCCGCGGAAGCGGGAATCCAGGGGCGGTGGTGGGCACTACATCTGCGTTTCCCCGCCTCGCCACCCCTGGATTCCCGCTTCCGCGGGAATGACGATTCGGGGGGGCGCGGCTACATCGTCACTGGGTCAGCTTGCGCTGCATCAGACGCGTGGCGTACGCCACCAGCGCGGTGGACAGGCCCAGGATGTAGACCACGTCCCAGATGAGCGTGGCGGACGGCTGGCCGTGGAAGGCGGCGCGGGCGAGCCGTACCGGGTGGAGCAGCGGCAGGCACTCGGCGACCCAGAGCCAGGACGCCGACAGGCGTTCTTCCAGGGGGAAGAAGACCGACGAGAAGAGGAACAGCGGCGTCAGGAACAGGGTGAAGTAGAAGCTGTAGAGCTCGATGGTGGCGATGCGCAGGGTGAAGGCCAGCCCGATGGCCGAGAAGAGGAAGCCCGTGAGCGGGATCACCGCCAGCACCCAGAGAGCCTGGGGCAGCGGCGCGAGGCCGGCCACGGTCACCACGATGACGAAGCACAGGCCGTACACGCACGAACGGGTCATGGCCCAGAGCAGCTCGCCGGCCACCACGTCCACGGGCTGGATCGGGGGGGTGAGCATGGCGTCGTAGGCCTTCTCGATGTTCATGCGCACGAAGATGTTGTAGGTGACCTCGAAGCTCGCGCCGTTCATGGCGGCCACGCACACGAGCCCCGGAGCGAGGAACTGGATGTAGGAAGTGCCGCCCATGGTGGTGATGTAGGCGCCCAGGCCCACCCCGAGGGAGACGAGGTAGAGCACCGGCTCGAAGAAGTTCGGCAGGATGTTCCATCTCCAGGTCCGGCGGTACATGGTGGCGTTGCGCCGCCACACCGACAGGGCGTGCCGCCAGGAGAGGTTCACCCGTCGTCCTCGAGGCGCGTGCCGGTGAGGGAGAGGAAGACGTCCTCCAGGTTCGTGGGCCGCGCCACCATCGCCCGGTCCTCGAACCCCGCGCGCCGGCGGATCCGCTCCAGCAACGGGCCGGCGGCCTCCGTGTAGAGCATGGTGCGGTTGCCCGCGCGGTAGCGCGGCGGGCTCTCATCGAGGCCGCGCAGGAGAGTGTGCTCCTCCTCGGGGGTGGCGTCGAGCTCCACGGTCTCGCGCGCCAGGTAGCGCTCGATGAGCGCTTCCGGGGCCCCTTGGGCGATGACGTCGCCGGCGGACATGATGGCAACGACGTCGCACAGCCGCTGGGCCTCGTCCATGTAATGGGTGGTCAGGAGCACGGTGGTGCCGCGCTGGCGCAGCTCGCGCACCCGCGTCCACAGGGCCAGCCGCACCGCCGGGTCGAGGCCGGTGGTGGGCTCGTCGAGGATCAGCAGCTCCGGGCGGTTCATCAGCGACAGGGCCACGGCCAGCCGGCGCTGATAGCCGCCGGACAGCTTGTCCACCGGCACGTCCGCGTGGGAGCGCAACTCCAGGAAGTCGAGAAGCTCTTCCACCCGCCGCTCCAGGTCCGCCCCGTCCATGAGGTGGTAGCGGCCGAACACGGTGAGGTTGGCGCGCGGCGAGATGGTCTCGATGAGGACGTTCTGCTGGAGCGTCACGCCCAGCCGCCGCCGCACCGCGCGCACGTACCGCGCCACGTCCATGCCGAAGACGCGCACCTCCCCGCTTGTGGGCCGGGTGACGCCGTAGATCATCCGGAGCGTCGTGGTCTTGCCCGCCCCGTTGGGGCCCAGCAGGCCGAAGCAGACCCCCCGGGGCACGTTCAGGGTCAGCTCGTCCACCGCCACCCGCTCGCCGAAGCGCTTGGTGACGCGGGCAAGATGAACGATCACGCCCCGGCCGCGGGCGAAGGGCGGAGCCTCAGTGGAGGCCGTAGAAGCGGCGCGCGTTGTCCCCAAGGACGGCGACCTTGTCCCCTTCCGACAGCGCCGCGTGGCCGCGCGTCTCCTCGATCATCTTCCGGGCCGCGGGCAGGTCCACCTCGTGGGGATAGTCCGAGGAGTAGGCGAAAGGCTCGATGCCCACGCGCCGAGCCAAGTACGGCAGGCTCGCGTCGTTGCCCTCGCAGCCGATGAGGATCTGCCCGCTGGCGACATACTCGGGCAGCGGCTTGCACGACAGTCCTTCCAGCTCCGCGTCCCGCTCCATGCGGTCGGCGATGCAGGTGAGCCAAGCGCACCCGCCCTCCAGGAACGCCACCTTGAGGGTCGGGTAGCGGTCGAACCAGCCATGGTAGATGAACGACACCAGCGCGATCATCAGCGGCACCGGGTGATGCAACAGCCGGGAGCCCAGCCGGCTGCTGAACGAATCCAGGCCCACGCCGCGGTTGGAGCCGCCGTGAATTCCCAGCGCGCAGCCCAGCTCCGCCGCCTCTTCGTAGACGGGCGCGTAGAACTCGTGGCCGAGATGCAGCCCCAGGCCGGTGGAGGGAAGCATGCCGCCCAGCAGCCCCAGCTCCTTCACGCACCGGCGCAGTTCCGCGGCCGCGGCCTTGGGATCCTGCATGGGCAGCAGCGCGATGGGATGGAGTCGCTTGCTGATGCCGCGGTAGCGTTCCGTCACATAGTCGTTGTAACCGCGGCACACCTTGACCGCGTAGCTGGGCTGCTGGATGAAACCCAGGGACAGCCCCTCGGTAGCGTAGAGAACCGAGTCGGTGATCTCCGCCTTCTTGACGAACTCGAAGATGTCCTCGCCCGAGCCCGCGCGCTCGTCGCTGGCCCGCACCGGGTGGACGCGGCTCTCCGCGGTCATCTCCTCGGTCTCGGGGTAGTGCATCCCGTCGATGGACGGAAACACGCCCGCTCGGTTCCGCGGCGGATGCAGCGCGTACTCCTTGGCATCCGCCACCATGTACTCTGCCATCTCCGGTATGGACTCGATCAGGTGGCCGTCGGCATCGACAACGGTAATCTCGCTCATG
Above is a window of Deltaproteobacteria bacterium DNA encoding:
- the ureG gene encoding urease accessory protein UreG, with protein sequence VETGGCPHTAIREDASINLGAVRELNERFEGLDLILIESGGDNLAATFSPELADLTLYVIDVSAGDKIPRKGGPGITRSDLLIINKIDLAPLVGASLDIMDRDARKMRGDRPFVFSNLRKQTGLAEIVDFIVQTGGL
- a CDS encoding AI-2E family transporter produces the protein MNARSQGLFWLLVLAITLLLVWLLSAILFPFVLGIALAYALDPAATALERRGCSRTAATVLIGAGFFGAGLVLLLLLIPPVAGQAADLLQRLPGLVARLVDAVGPLLSRALNAIGADQPEGLHQTMAGNLQRMAALGLALLKGVLGGGAAVVNVATLLTITPLTTFYVLRQWPGIVQTVDDWLPRDHADPVRGIMRDIDVVLKGFVHGSVIVCAALAAFYGVALSLAGLDYGLTIGLATGALSFIPYVGTLFGLVSSMGVALLQFWPEWIRIAVVLGIFLAGQVLADYVLTPRVMGSRIAVHPLWLIFGLLAGGALFGFVGMLLSIPATAAVGVLARFFIGRYKQSSLYRGAGDA
- a CDS encoding ABC transporter permease, which codes for MNLSWRHALSVWRRNATMYRRTWRWNILPNFFEPVLYLVSLGVGLGAYITTMGGTSYIQFLAPGLVCVAAMNGASFEVTYNIFVRMNIEKAYDAMLTPPIQPVDVVAGELLWAMTRSCVYGLCFVIVVTVAGLAPLPQALWVLAVIPLTGFLFSAIGLAFTLRIATIELYSFYFTLFLTPLFLFSSVFFPLEERLSASWLWVAECLPLLHPVRLARAAFHGQPSATLIWDVVYILGLSTALVAYATRLMQRKLTQ
- a CDS encoding ABC transporter ATP-binding protein; the protein is MIVHLARVTKRFGERVAVDELTLNVPRGVCFGLLGPNGAGKTTTLRMIYGVTRPTSGEVRVFGMDVARYVRAVRRRLGVTLQQNVLIETISPRANLTVFGRYHLMDGADLERRVEELLDFLELRSHADVPVDKLSGGYQRRLAVALSLMNRPELLILDEPTTGLDPAVRLALWTRVRELRQRGTTVLLTTHYMDEAQRLCDVVAIMSAGDVIAQGAPEALIERYLARETVELDATPEEEHTLLRGLDESPPRYRAGNRTMLYTEAAGPLLERIRRRAGFEDRAMVARPTNLEDVFLSLTGTRLEDDG
- a CDS encoding amidohydrolase family protein; its protein translation is MSEITVVDADGHLIESIPEMAEYMVADAKEYALHPPRNRAGVFPSIDGMHYPETEEMTAESRVHPVRASDERAGSGEDIFEFVKKAEITDSVLYATEGLSLGFIQQPSYAVKVCRGYNDYVTERYRGISKRLHPIALLPMQDPKAAAAELRRCVKELGLLGGMLPSTGLGLHLGHEFYAPVYEEAAELGCALGIHGGSNRGVGLDSFSSRLGSRLLHHPVPLMIALVSFIYHGWFDRYPTLKVAFLEGGCAWLTCIADRMERDAELEGLSCKPLPEYVASGQILIGCEGNDASLPYLARRVGIEPFAYSSDYPHEVDLPAARKMIEETRGHAALSEGDKVAVLGDNARRFYGLH